In Alkalihalobacterium alkalinitrilicum, a genomic segment contains:
- a CDS encoding ATP-binding protein produces the protein MVENVEQSRMESKLKVFLQLPIRWKITGLAFGIVAFALIIIGIILLGYSHEIKEEELSQRAMITAQLVTQNQAVQNSIEEDDASDILQPLIERMRVINDHTYIVILNMERIRLTHPIPERLGTVFTGGDENAAFSEHIYISKARAEDGTETVRAFVPIMDRDRQQVGVVVVGNVLPKLTDIINEYRQTAIIITIITTLFGFWGAWLLANHIKKQTFEMEPNELARVLEERTATFNAIHDGVIAIDEFEKITVFNESAKAILNITGDVIGKQISEVIPDTRLPEILELGEPIYQREFYVQNRAILSNRIPIRDHGRTIGVVAIFQDKTEINRLAKELTGVQAFVDALRVQNHEYSNKLHTIAGLIQLNQGSKALDYIFELKDERDALSHILMQQIHDDSVAGLILGKVSRGKELGIALKINKASSFINYPEGITNHDLVVIMGNLIDNSYDALINTDVESKTVYVLIKELEKELFIQISDNGIGIPKQFQERIFTRGFSTKQKEGRGIGLFLIQSIVERVNGTIDIDSEENEGTTISIALPLKRGDGYA, from the coding sequence ATGGTAGAAAATGTTGAACAGAGTCGAATGGAGAGTAAATTGAAGGTATTTTTACAATTACCCATACGTTGGAAAATCACTGGTTTAGCTTTTGGTATTGTTGCTTTTGCTCTTATTATCATTGGCATTATCTTACTTGGTTACAGTCATGAAATAAAAGAAGAAGAATTATCGCAACGGGCGATGATTACGGCTCAGTTAGTCACTCAAAATCAAGCTGTGCAGAATAGTATCGAAGAGGACGATGCATCAGATATATTGCAGCCGCTAATTGAACGAATGAGGGTTATAAACGATCATACTTATATTGTGATTTTGAATATGGAGCGGATTCGATTGACGCACCCTATACCCGAGCGTTTAGGAACAGTGTTCACTGGCGGTGATGAAAATGCTGCATTTTCAGAACATATTTATATTTCAAAAGCAAGAGCAGAAGATGGAACTGAAACTGTTAGGGCGTTCGTCCCTATTATGGATAGAGACCGTCAACAAGTAGGTGTTGTAGTTGTTGGGAATGTTCTGCCAAAACTAACGGATATTATTAACGAATATAGACAAACGGCAATCATTATTACAATAATTACGACATTATTTGGTTTCTGGGGTGCTTGGCTATTGGCTAATCATATTAAAAAACAAACCTTTGAAATGGAGCCGAATGAATTAGCGCGTGTACTCGAAGAACGGACAGCAACATTTAATGCTATTCATGATGGAGTTATCGCAATTGATGAATTTGAAAAGATTACAGTATTTAATGAGTCTGCTAAGGCGATTCTTAATATAACTGGGGATGTAATAGGAAAGCAGATCTCTGAAGTGATTCCTGATACTCGGCTACCTGAAATTTTAGAATTAGGCGAACCTATATACCAACGAGAATTTTATGTTCAAAATCGAGCGATATTAAGTAATAGGATTCCAATAAGAGATCATGGAAGAACAATAGGGGTTGTTGCTATTTTTCAAGATAAAACAGAAATTAATCGTTTAGCGAAAGAGTTAACAGGCGTTCAGGCATTTGTTGATGCATTAAGAGTTCAAAATCATGAGTATTCGAATAAACTGCATACAATAGCTGGACTTATTCAACTTAATCAGGGGAGCAAAGCATTAGACTATATTTTTGAGTTGAAAGATGAAAGAGATGCCCTTTCGCATATACTGATGCAACAAATTCATGACGATAGTGTAGCGGGTTTAATATTAGGTAAAGTAAGTAGAGGAAAAGAGTTAGGAATAGCACTAAAAATTAATAAGGCTAGTTCCTTTATCAATTATCCAGAAGGTATAACTAACCATGATCTTGTCGTCATTATGGGAAACTTAATTGATAATAGTTATGATGCCCTAATAAATACAGATGTTGAATCAAAAACAGTTTATGTTCTAATCAAAGAATTAGAGAAAGAGTTATTTATTCAAATTTCAGATAATGGCATTGGAATACCTAAGCAATTTCAAGAAAGAATCTTTACACGTGGTTTTTCAACGAAACAAAAAGAAGGTAGAGGCATTGGGTTATTTCTCATTCAATCTATTGTAGAACGAGTAAATGGTACAATTGATATAGATAGTGAAGAAAATGAAGGAACGACCATTTCGATTGCTTTACCGTTAAAAAGGGGGGATGGCTATGCGTGA
- a CDS encoding BrxA/BrxB family bacilliredoxin, which translates to MQFNFLNDVVQMARQDMDNAGYKQLTTPEEVDQALGQKGTVLVMVNSVCGCAGGIARPAAAYMANYDNKPDQFVTVFAGQDKEATARAREFFTDYPPSSPSFALLKDGEIKMMVERHEIEGHEPIEVVQKLEAAFDQYCR; encoded by the coding sequence ATGCAATTTAATTTTTTGAACGATGTTGTTCAAATGGCAAGACAAGATATGGATAATGCTGGTTATAAGCAATTGACTACACCTGAGGAAGTAGATCAAGCCTTAGGTCAAAAAGGAACTGTATTGGTAATGGTGAATTCGGTTTGTGGATGTGCGGGGGGAATCGCTCGTCCTGCAGCAGCATATATGGCGAATTATGACAATAAACCAGATCAGTTTGTTACGGTGTTTGCCGGGCAAGATAAGGAAGCAACTGCACGAGCTAGAGAATTTTTTACTGATTATCCCCCATCTTCACCTTCGTTTGCTTTATTAAAAGATGGAGAAATCAAAATGATGGTTGAGCGTCATGAAATTGAAGGGCATGAACCAATTGAAGTTGTCCAAAAATTAGAAGCTGCTTTTGACCAATATTGTAGGTGA
- a CDS encoding metal ABC transporter solute-binding protein, Zn/Mn family, with the protein MKKLKVSLFAGMLATSSFLAACGGQEESEENVQEEVIEEVESLEVFTTLFPLENFTNKIGGEFVNVTNLIPVGADAHTYEPTAREMINVAESDLFIYNGAGMEGFADAVIETVANEDVLVLKATEGIELIGYDHDHAHDHDHEHEEHGHDHEHEEHGHDHEHEEHGHDHEHEEHGHDHEHEEHGHDHEQEEHGHDHEQEENGHHDHHHGDEDPHVWLDPILSIQLAENIKNTLVQLLPEQQEVFEANFNDVKTELEAIDAEFSAMVEEVEKDTFIVSHAGFGYWENRYGIKQMGISGLSPTNEPTRKQLEQIIEYAEKHNIKHVAFEQNFTSQVAEVVKDEVGAEPVYIHNLEVLVQENVDNEEDYFSLMRKNIEALRTALQ; encoded by the coding sequence ATGAAAAAACTAAAAGTAAGCTTGTTTGCAGGTATGTTAGCAACATCGTCTTTTTTAGCTGCCTGTGGGGGACAAGAGGAGTCTGAAGAAAATGTACAAGAAGAAGTAATAGAAGAAGTAGAAAGTCTTGAGGTATTTACAACACTATTTCCGCTTGAAAACTTTACAAATAAAATTGGTGGAGAGTTTGTTAATGTCACAAATCTAATTCCAGTAGGTGCTGATGCTCATACATATGAACCAACTGCTAGAGAAATGATTAATGTGGCAGAAAGTGATTTGTTTATTTATAACGGTGCTGGAATGGAAGGTTTTGCTGATGCTGTCATTGAAACGGTTGCTAATGAAGATGTTCTAGTACTAAAAGCAACTGAAGGAATTGAATTGATAGGATACGACCATGACCATGCTCACGACCATGACCACGAGCATGAAGAGCACGGACATGATCACGAGCATGAAGAGCATGGACATGATCACGAGCATGAAGAGCATGGACATGATCACGAGCATGAAGAGCATGGACATGACCACGAGCATGAAGAGCATGGACATGACCACGAGCAAGAAGAGCATGGACATGATCACGAGCAAGAAGAGAATGGCCATCATGACCACCACCATGGTGATGAAGATCCGCATGTTTGGTTGGATCCAATTCTTTCGATCCAATTAGCAGAAAACATTAAAAATACGCTTGTTCAATTGTTACCAGAACAACAAGAAGTCTTTGAAGCTAATTTTAACGACGTAAAAACTGAATTAGAAGCAATTGATGCAGAGTTTTCTGCGATGGTTGAAGAGGTAGAAAAAGATACATTTATCGTGTCACATGCTGGATTTGGTTATTGGGAAAACCGTTACGGTATTAAGCAAATGGGAATTTCAGGTCTTTCACCAACAAATGAGCCAACTCGTAAGCAATTAGAGCAAATTATCGAGTATGCTGAAAAGCACAACATTAAACATGTAGCGTTTGAACAGAATTTCACTTCTCAAGTGGCTGAAGTAGTTAAAGATGAAGTAGGTGCAGAGCCTGTCTATATTCATAACTTAGAAGTATTGGTTCAAGAAAATGTTGATAATGAAGAAGATTACTTTAGTTTAATGAGAAAAAATATTGAAGCATTAAGAACAGCCTTACAATAA
- a CDS encoding dihydrolipoamide acetyltransferase family protein — MATEITMPQLGESVTEGTISKWLVKPGEKVNKYDPIAEVMTDKVNAEVPSSYTGVIQELVADEDETVAVGAIICTIEVEGAAPTTEEKPSKTEEKSSESTEVVDSDQSQKKRYSPAVLRLAQENNIDLEQVSGSGKGGRITRKDILAVVESGVIPQPKTEAAVSSVQESTAPSVSAPAPVSKPTKETSSVDIPVTAGDIEIPVSGVRKAIAANMVRSKHEAPHAWTMVEVDVTNLVNYRNSVKNDFKQKEGFNITFLPFFIKAVVESLKEFPQLNSMWAGDKIIQKKDINISIAVATDDALFVPVIKLADEKNIKGIAREVNELAEKVRAGKLSGADMQGGTFTVNNTGSFGSVLSTPIINYPQAAILSVESIVKRPVVMENDMIAVRSMVNLCLSLDHRVLDGLVCGRFLASVKEKLEKIGKENTSIY; from the coding sequence ATGGCTACAGAAATTACAATGCCGCAACTAGGCGAAAGTGTTACAGAAGGTACGATTAGTAAATGGCTTGTTAAACCAGGAGAAAAGGTGAACAAGTATGATCCTATAGCTGAAGTTATGACAGATAAGGTAAATGCAGAAGTCCCATCTTCATATACTGGTGTTATTCAAGAATTAGTAGCGGATGAGGATGAAACGGTAGCAGTAGGTGCGATCATTTGTACGATTGAAGTTGAAGGTGCAGCCCCGACAACTGAAGAAAAACCAAGTAAAACAGAAGAGAAATCGTCAGAATCTACTGAAGTAGTAGACAGTGATCAATCTCAGAAAAAGCGTTATTCTCCTGCAGTTTTACGTTTAGCACAAGAAAACAATATTGATCTTGAACAAGTAAGTGGATCAGGTAAAGGCGGACGAATTACCCGTAAAGATATCCTCGCGGTTGTCGAGAGTGGTGTCATTCCGCAGCCGAAAACAGAAGCGGCTGTTAGTTCTGTTCAAGAATCAACTGCTCCATCTGTTTCAGCACCTGCGCCTGTGTCAAAACCGACAAAGGAAACTTCTTCTGTGGATATTCCTGTTACAGCAGGTGATATTGAAATCCCTGTTTCTGGAGTTCGTAAAGCAATTGCTGCGAACATGGTTCGAAGCAAACATGAGGCACCACATGCATGGACAATGGTAGAAGTTGATGTAACAAACTTAGTTAACTATCGTAATTCAGTTAAAAATGATTTTAAACAAAAAGAAGGATTTAATATTACATTTTTACCGTTTTTTATTAAAGCTGTTGTTGAATCATTAAAAGAATTTCCGCAGCTTAACTCAATGTGGGCTGGCGATAAAATTATTCAAAAGAAAGACATAAACATCTCAATCGCTGTAGCAACGGACGATGCATTATTTGTTCCTGTAATTAAGCTTGCAGATGAAAAAAATATTAAAGGAATTGCTCGCGAAGTCAATGAGTTAGCAGAAAAGGTTCGTGCAGGGAAATTGTCTGGTGCTGACATGCAAGGAGGCACATTTACAGTGAATAATACAGGTTCTTTCGGGTCTGTTTTATCCACTCCAATTATCAATTACCCTCAAGCAGCTATTCTTTCTGTTGAGTCGATTGTCAAACGACCTGTTGTAATGGAAAACGATATGATTGCTGTACGTAGTATGGTTAATTTATGTTTATCATTAGACCACCGTGTATTAGATGGGCTTGTCTGTGGACGCTTCCTAGCGAGTGTAAAAGAAAAGTTAGAAAAGATCGGCAAAGAAAATACCTCGATTTACTAA
- a CDS encoding alpha-ketoacid dehydrogenase subunit beta yields the protein MAVISYIDAVTLALKEEMERDSKVFVLGEDVGARGGVFRATKGLYDQFGEQRVIDTPLAESAIVGVGVGAAMYGMKPVAEIQFADFIMPAVNQIVSEAAKIRYRSNNDWTCPMVIRAPYGGGVHGALYHSQSVEAMFASTPGLKIVMPSTPYDVKGLLKAAIRDKDPVLFFEHKRAYRLIKGEVPEEDYTLPIGKADVKREGDDITVITYGLSVHFALQAAEKLAKDGISAHILDLRTVYPLDKEAIVEAAKKTGKVLLVTEDNKEGSIMGEVSAIIAEECLFDLDAPIRRLAGPDVPPMPYAPTMEKYFMINPDKVEKAMRDLAEF from the coding sequence ATGGCAGTTATTTCATACATTGATGCAGTGACTTTAGCGTTAAAGGAAGAGATGGAACGGGATTCCAAAGTGTTTGTCCTAGGAGAAGATGTTGGTGCACGTGGAGGGGTTTTCCGTGCGACAAAAGGTTTGTATGATCAATTTGGTGAACAGCGAGTGATTGATACACCTCTAGCTGAATCGGCGATAGTGGGAGTTGGAGTGGGTGCTGCAATGTACGGTATGAAACCCGTTGCGGAAATCCAGTTCGCAGATTTCATCATGCCAGCAGTTAACCAAATTGTCAGTGAAGCAGCAAAAATTCGGTATCGTTCAAATAACGACTGGACTTGTCCGATGGTCATTCGTGCTCCTTACGGTGGTGGAGTTCATGGAGCTTTATATCATTCGCAGTCTGTAGAAGCAATGTTTGCTTCTACACCAGGCTTAAAAATTGTAATGCCTTCTACTCCTTATGATGTAAAAGGTTTATTAAAAGCAGCGATCCGTGATAAGGATCCAGTATTGTTCTTTGAGCATAAACGAGCGTATCGTTTAATTAAAGGGGAAGTTCCTGAAGAGGATTACACACTTCCGATTGGTAAAGCAGATGTAAAACGTGAAGGTGATGATATCACTGTCATTACTTACGGTTTGTCCGTTCACTTTGCGCTTCAGGCAGCTGAAAAATTAGCAAAAGACGGTATTTCTGCTCACATCCTTGATTTGCGAACAGTTTATCCATTAGACAAAGAAGCGATAGTGGAAGCAGCTAAGAAAACTGGAAAAGTCCTATTAGTAACAGAAGATAATAAAGAAGGAAGTATTATGGGTGAGGTTTCCGCGATTATCGCAGAAGAATGTCTGTTTGATTTAGACGCTCCAATTCGACGTCTAGCAGGTCCTGATGTACCTCCTATGCCTTATGCACCAACGATGGAGAAATATTTTATGATCAATCCAGATAAAGTCGAAAAAGCAATGCGAGATTTAGCAGAGTTTTAA
- a CDS encoding thiamine pyrophosphate-dependent dehydrogenase E1 component subunit alpha — translation MTENRHQALGLSDDTVLEMFEMMLLARRIDERMWLLNRSGKIPFVISCQGQEAAQVGAAFALDREKDYILPYYRDMGVVLTFGMTAKDLMLSAFAKAEDPNSGGRQMPGHFGQKSNRIVTGSSPVTTQVPHAVGIALGGRMEGKDFVAFTTFGEGSSNQGDFHEGANFAGVHKLPVIFMCENNKYAISVPIEKQLACEKVSDRAIGYGMPGVTVDGNDPIAVYAAVKEAADRGRKGEGPSLIETVSYRLTPHSSDDDDRTYRSQEEVEEAKKKDAVFTFAEYLKGLGLLTEAKEKEMNDRIMVLVNEATEYAEQAPYADPEHAMNYVYGE, via the coding sequence ATGACAGAAAATCGTCATCAAGCTCTAGGTTTATCTGATGATACGGTATTAGAAATGTTTGAAATGATGCTACTAGCTCGGAGAATTGACGAGCGGATGTGGTTATTAAATCGTTCGGGAAAAATTCCATTTGTTATTTCGTGTCAAGGTCAAGAAGCAGCTCAAGTAGGTGCAGCGTTTGCTTTGGATCGTGAAAAAGACTATATTTTACCATATTACCGAGACATGGGAGTTGTCTTAACGTTTGGGATGACAGCTAAAGATTTAATGCTTTCTGCCTTTGCTAAGGCGGAGGACCCAAACTCAGGTGGGCGCCAAATGCCTGGCCACTTTGGTCAAAAGAGCAACAGAATTGTAACTGGCTCCTCACCAGTAACAACACAAGTCCCGCATGCGGTAGGGATTGCATTAGGTGGACGAATGGAAGGGAAAGATTTTGTAGCGTTTACGACATTTGGTGAAGGTTCATCTAACCAAGGAGATTTCCATGAGGGAGCTAACTTTGCGGGAGTTCATAAGCTACCAGTTATTTTTATGTGTGAAAATAACAAGTATGCGATTTCTGTTCCAATTGAAAAGCAATTAGCTTGTGAAAAAGTATCCGACCGTGCAATTGGTTACGGAATGCCAGGTGTAACTGTGGATGGAAATGATCCTATAGCCGTATATGCAGCGGTAAAAGAAGCTGCTGATCGTGGTAGAAAAGGAGAAGGACCTTCTCTAATTGAAACTGTTTCCTATCGATTAACACCTCACTCTAGTGATGATGATGATCGCACATACCGTTCACAAGAAGAGGTAGAAGAAGCGAAGAAGAAGGATGCGGTATTCACTTTTGCGGAGTACTTAAAAGGTTTAGGATTATTAACAGAAGCAAAAGAAAAAGAAATGAACGACCGAATCATGGTGTTGGTCAATGAAGCTACTGAATATGCAGAACAAGCTCCATATGCTGACCCAGAGCATGCCATGAACTATGTTTACGGAGAATAG
- the lpdA gene encoding dihydrolipoyl dehydrogenase yields the protein MAHEYDLVILGAGTGGYVAAIRAAQLGLKTAVVEKEKLGGTCLHKGCIPSKALLRSAEVFVTTKRASDFGVETSDVSLNFIKVQERKQSIIDQLHNGVQHLMKKGKIDIYEGTGRILGPSIFSPTPGTISVEMNNGEENEMLIPKNVLVATGSRPRMLPGMQADGKYVLTSDEALQLEELPTSMIIVGGGVIGIEWASMLADFGVEITVIEYSDRILPTEDHEISKEAQRLMKKKGIKFVTGAKVLPETLEIASGVTIKAEHKGEEKTFSADKLLVSVGRAANVEGIGLENTDIQVEKGFVLTNEFYQTKESHIYAIGDVIGGLQLAHVASHEGIVAVEHIAGLNPDSIDYNTVSKCIYSHPEVASVGLSETDAKEQGYSVKTGKFLFKAIGKALVFGESDGFVKFVVDEKTDDLLGVHMIGPHVTDMISEAAIAKVLDASNWEVAHTIHPHPTLSEIIGEAALAVEGKAIHS from the coding sequence ATGGCTCACGAATATGACTTAGTCATCCTTGGGGCAGGTACTGGTGGATATGTTGCTGCCATACGTGCTGCACAATTAGGACTGAAAACGGCAGTAGTAGAAAAAGAGAAGTTAGGTGGAACTTGCCTACATAAAGGGTGTATTCCTTCGAAAGCATTATTAAGAAGTGCAGAAGTTTTTGTAACGACAAAGCGAGCGAGCGATTTTGGAGTGGAAACGAGTGATGTTTCCTTAAACTTTATAAAAGTTCAAGAACGCAAACAATCGATTATTGACCAGCTTCATAATGGAGTTCAGCACCTGATGAAAAAAGGGAAAATTGATATATATGAAGGTACAGGTCGTATATTAGGTCCGTCGATTTTCTCGCCCACTCCAGGAACGATTTCGGTTGAAATGAATAACGGTGAAGAAAATGAAATGTTAATTCCGAAAAATGTACTTGTTGCTACAGGTTCAAGACCAAGAATGTTACCAGGTATGCAAGCGGATGGAAAGTATGTATTAACTTCGGATGAGGCATTGCAATTAGAAGAGCTTCCTACATCCATGATTATTGTTGGTGGTGGTGTAATCGGTATAGAATGGGCATCCATGTTAGCGGATTTTGGGGTTGAGATTACAGTCATTGAATACAGTGATCGAATATTACCGACCGAAGATCATGAGATTTCAAAAGAGGCACAACGTCTTATGAAGAAAAAAGGAATTAAATTTGTCACAGGAGCAAAAGTGTTACCAGAAACGTTAGAAATAGCGAGTGGTGTTACGATCAAGGCTGAACATAAAGGGGAAGAAAAAACATTTTCTGCTGATAAACTCCTCGTTTCTGTTGGTCGAGCTGCAAATGTGGAAGGGATTGGACTTGAGAATACAGATATACAAGTTGAAAAAGGGTTTGTTTTAACCAATGAATTTTACCAAACAAAAGAATCTCACATTTATGCAATAGGAGATGTAATTGGAGGCTTGCAACTTGCACATGTTGCGTCTCATGAAGGTATCGTTGCTGTTGAACATATTGCGGGTTTAAATCCTGATTCTATCGACTATAACACGGTTTCTAAATGTATATACAGTCACCCCGAAGTAGCCTCGGTAGGGTTATCAGAAACGGATGCTAAAGAACAAGGTTATTCTGTAAAAACAGGAAAGTTTCTATTTAAAGCCATTGGTAAAGCTCTTGTATTTGGAGAAAGTGATGGGTTTGTTAAGTTTGTTGTGGATGAAAAAACAGATGATTTACTAGGTGTTCATATGATTGGACCTCATGTAACGGATATGATCTCAGAAGCAGCGATAGCCAAAGTGTTAGATGCGTCGAACTGGGAAGTAGCACATACAATTCACCCACATCCTACGCTTTCTGAAATTATTGGTGAAGCTGCGTTAGCGGTTGAAGGAAAAGCGATTCATTCATAA
- the buk gene encoding butyrate kinase translates to MEDRKRVLVINPGSTSTKIAIYEGYTPLFTTKIEHSLTEIQSLLTVQEQYNFRKQMVLSTLDEEGINLSKLDAVVGRGGLVQSIPSGTYSINERLLEDLKNGYSGWHASNYGGIIAHEIANQLNIPAFIVDPVVVDEMDEIAKVSGLQGIERKSIFHALNQKATARLVARDMGKKYEELNLIVVHMGGGITVGVHKEGRVIDVNDGLYGEGPFSPERAGTLPTGAVIELCFSEKMTKEQALKQMSGAGGLVSYLGTQDGHEIERQIDMGNAVAEFYFEAMVYQIAKEVGAASTVLYGQVNGIVLTGGLAFSQHLISLLTKRLEWISDILVYPGEDEMLALAKGAIRVMNGEEKAKHYPSGQMVSELGILGGK, encoded by the coding sequence ATGGAAGATCGTAAAAGAGTTTTAGTAATTAATCCTGGATCTACTTCGACAAAGATTGCAATTTACGAGGGATATACCCCGTTGTTTACGACGAAGATTGAACATAGTTTAACTGAAATTCAATCGTTATTAACTGTTCAAGAACAGTATAATTTTCGAAAGCAAATGGTGTTAAGTACTTTAGATGAAGAAGGTATTAACCTTTCAAAATTAGATGCGGTTGTTGGTCGTGGCGGTCTTGTTCAATCTATTCCGAGTGGCACGTACTCTATTAATGAACGATTACTAGAGGATTTAAAAAATGGTTATTCTGGTTGGCATGCTTCAAACTACGGTGGAATTATAGCTCATGAAATAGCAAACCAGTTAAATATTCCAGCGTTTATCGTTGATCCTGTAGTTGTTGATGAAATGGATGAAATTGCGAAAGTTTCAGGTCTCCAAGGGATAGAGCGTAAAAGTATTTTTCATGCATTAAATCAAAAAGCTACAGCGCGGCTTGTTGCTAGAGATATGGGAAAGAAGTATGAAGAACTGAATTTGATTGTCGTTCATATGGGTGGAGGAATTACAGTTGGTGTTCATAAAGAAGGGCGTGTCATTGATGTCAATGATGGATTATATGGCGAAGGGCCCTTCTCACCTGAAAGAGCTGGAACGTTACCGACTGGTGCAGTTATAGAGCTTTGTTTCTCAGAAAAAATGACGAAAGAACAGGCGTTAAAACAAATGTCAGGAGCAGGTGGCTTAGTAAGTTATTTAGGTACTCAGGACGGTCATGAAATTGAACGTCAAATAGATATGGGTAATGCAGTAGCAGAATTTTATTTTGAAGCGATGGTATACCAAATAGCAAAAGAAGTTGGGGCAGCTAGTACTGTTTTATATGGGCAAGTAAATGGAATCGTCTTAACTGGTGGATTAGCCTTTAGTCAGCATTTGATTTCACTACTTACGAAAAGGTTGGAGTGGATTAGTGACATACTAGTTTACCCTGGTGAAGATGAAATGTTAGCTCTTGCTAAAGGAGCCATACGTGTCATGAATGGTGAAGAAAAAGCGAAGCATTATCCTAGTGGACAAATGGTCAGCGAATTAGGAATTCTAGGAGGTAAATAA
- the bcd gene encoding branched-chain amino acid dehydrogenase, giving the protein MELFKYMELYNYEQVVVCQDKDSGLKAIIAIHDTTLGPALGGTRMWMYESEEAAFEDALRLARGMTYKNAAAGLNLGGGKTVIIGDPRKDKNEEMFRAFGRFIQGLNGRYITAEDVGTTVADMDLIHEETNYVTGISPAFGSSGNPSPVTAYGVYVGMKAAAKAGFGTDSLEGKTVAVQGVGNVAYNLCRHLHEEGAKLIVTDINKEAVQRVVEEFDAKAVDINDIYEVECDIFAPCALGAIINDQTIPKLKAKVIAGAANNQLKETRHGDLIHEMGIVYAPDYVINAGGVINVADELYGYNRDRAMKKVEGIYENIEKVIEISSRDKIPTYLAADRMAEERIRRMRNSRKQFLQNGQHILSRR; this is encoded by the coding sequence ATGGAACTTTTTAAGTATATGGAATTATATAATTATGAACAGGTTGTTGTTTGTCAAGATAAAGATTCGGGACTAAAAGCAATTATCGCAATCCACGATACAACACTCGGACCAGCATTAGGTGGAACGAGAATGTGGATGTACGAAAGTGAAGAAGCAGCTTTTGAAGACGCGCTTCGGTTAGCTCGTGGAATGACTTATAAAAATGCCGCAGCGGGATTAAATTTAGGCGGTGGAAAAACGGTCATTATTGGTGATCCTCGTAAGGATAAAAACGAAGAGATGTTTCGTGCATTTGGGCGTTTTATTCAAGGGTTGAATGGTCGTTATATTACAGCTGAGGATGTTGGAACTACTGTAGCAGATATGGACCTCATTCATGAAGAGACAAATTATGTTACTGGAATTTCTCCTGCGTTTGGATCATCAGGAAATCCTTCTCCAGTAACGGCCTATGGAGTATATGTAGGAATGAAAGCTGCGGCAAAAGCTGGTTTTGGAACGGATTCTTTAGAAGGTAAAACCGTGGCAGTCCAAGGCGTTGGAAACGTTGCATATAACCTTTGTCGTCACCTTCATGAAGAAGGTGCAAAATTAATTGTTACAGATATTAATAAGGAAGCTGTACAACGCGTCGTCGAGGAATTCGATGCCAAAGCAGTAGATATAAATGATATATATGAAGTAGAGTGTGATATTTTTGCTCCTTGTGCGCTTGGGGCGATCATCAATGATCAAACGATTCCTAAGTTAAAAGCAAAAGTGATTGCTGGTGCAGCAAATAATCAATTAAAAGAAACGAGACACGGCGACCTCATTCATGAAATGGGAATTGTTTATGCGCCTGATTATGTTATTAATGCAGGTGGTGTCATTAACGTTGCTGATGAATTGTATGGCTATAATAGAGATCGTGCGATGAAAAAGGTAGAAGGTATATATGAAAACATAGAAAAAGTCATCGAAATTTCTAGTCGTGATAAAATTCCAACATACCTAGCGGCAGATCGTATGGCGGAAGAGCGAATTAGAAGAATGAGAAATTCAAGAAAACAATTTTTGCAAAATGGCCAACATATTTTAAGTCGTAGATAA